The following proteins are encoded in a genomic region of Flammeovirga pectinis:
- a CDS encoding alkaline phosphatase family protein, whose amino-acid sequence MISKNITNSIILLLILFSACTKTEKVNENTVVIVSIDGFRYDYPIKYNTPNLDLIAKEGVKATSMIPSYPSKTFPNHYAIATGMYPSNNGLVHNSFYDPERKEMYRIGIGKKDGSWFYGTPLWTLAELQGVKAASFYWPVSDSRVQGITPSYYFKYNKSTPYAQRIDQIGNWLKIKGEKRPRFITLYFSLVDTQGHRYGPDANETKEAVEYIDQQIGALYKTIKASEHPVNLIVVSDHGMENVDVEHPIILEGLGSFDNFTCVNGGGVQYLLYPNDEANVQEVYAKLKAQENKGMHVYLKENIPANLHYSKGKRIPAIVCEAIPPRAFKNARGGVSKGTHGYNPYTIKNMHAIFYGVGPNFKKGVEIPSFENVNIYPAIAKIIGLEIPNDIDGKIEVLGPYLQ is encoded by the coding sequence ATGATATCAAAAAATATTACTAACTCAATTATTTTACTCTTGATACTATTTTCAGCTTGTACAAAAACTGAAAAAGTAAATGAAAATACAGTTGTTATTGTATCAATAGATGGATTTAGATATGATTATCCTATTAAATACAACACACCTAATTTAGATCTTATAGCAAAAGAAGGGGTGAAAGCAACTTCTATGATTCCTTCTTACCCTAGTAAAACATTTCCAAACCATTATGCTATTGCTACAGGAATGTATCCTTCAAATAATGGTTTAGTTCATAATTCATTTTACGATCCAGAACGTAAAGAAATGTATAGAATAGGTATTGGTAAAAAAGATGGTTCTTGGTTTTATGGAACACCTCTATGGACTCTAGCTGAGTTACAGGGAGTTAAAGCTGCTTCCTTTTATTGGCCAGTTTCTGATAGTAGAGTACAAGGAATAACACCATCATATTATTTTAAATACAACAAATCTACTCCATATGCTCAACGTATTGACCAAATTGGAAATTGGTTAAAAATTAAAGGTGAAAAAAGACCAAGGTTTATCACTTTATATTTTTCTTTGGTAGATACACAAGGGCACAGATATGGACCGGATGCTAATGAGACAAAAGAAGCAGTAGAATACATTGATCAACAGATAGGAGCACTTTATAAAACTATTAAAGCAAGTGAACATCCCGTTAATTTAATTGTTGTTTCAGACCATGGTATGGAAAATGTAGATGTAGAACACCCTATTATTTTAGAAGGTTTAGGGAGTTTTGATAATTTTACTTGTGTAAATGGAGGAGGAGTACAATACTTACTTTATCCAAATGATGAAGCAAACGTCCAAGAGGTTTATGCTAAATTAAAAGCACAAGAAAATAAGGGAATGCATGTTTATTTAAAAGAAAATATACCAGCTAATTTACATTACTCTAAAGGAAAAAGAATTCCGGCAATTGTTTGTGAGGCTATTCCCCCAAGAGCTTTTAAAAATGCGAGAGGTGGGGTAAGTAAGGGTACACATGGCTATAATCCATATACCATAAAAAATATGCATGCTATATTTTACGGAGTAGGGCCAAACTTTAAAAAAGGAGTAGAAATTCCCTCTTTTGAGAATGTAAATATTTACCCTGCAATAGCAAAAATTATTGGTTTGGAAATACCTAATGATATTGATGGTAAAATAGAAGTTCTTGGTCCTTATTTACAGTAA
- a CDS encoding TonB-dependent receptor yields the protein MKAILTTFFFLITFSAIGSDKIEITGHITSGKEHLPFATVSVNDGAFGTSADDHGHFKIELEKGKEYTILVSAIGYSPQQKKITATKGVREIHFNLDKDLLQLNEVIVSSSRREQSRKETAAVVNVVSKEIFTASSSKVVADGLNFVSGARVENTCGNCGSSSLRLNGLEGPYTQILMDSRPIFNGLVSVYGLEQIPVSMVDQIEVVRGGGSVLFGANAIGGTVNIITKAPQFNSYEVGTNISTIDGKSNDYNVYFNTSVVSKNDKTGAYIYGSYRNRDAWNANPNDVWYKVDDSGQAIGAPLKDDFTELPQLKTASIGTKIYHNFNDQNKITGDLRYIHEDRRGGNKLNEAPENTDITEWINMGIVSGSVNYDWFSKDKKTHLNGYSNLQYVKRNSYYGANQAPDGYGLTTGTTYVGGLQANLDLGKMFNAQTYFVVGTEYIFDEINDKKLGYFDQDSGQETNDIPVSNQQSQTMAIFAQNEWKGNKLSVLIGARMDYVMIKDFENPENNKNVPAINPRINLKYNITDDMQLRGGFATGFRAPQMFSEDLHIEVAGGQAVRTVLDPDLKAETSFSYNLAWDYEKKIGNVQTYFLVEGFHTRIKDRFDNQYQYLDDGTLINYKRNSTSDAIVQGVNLEAKVAPSEKLNIQAAYTIQTAEYEEDNQWGDEDSSTSKYILRTPNQYGSLTLNYKPAQKWTTSLTGIYTGSMYVPLLPGGFIDGQPVENESLIETQSFIDMGVKVSYKTTLGRKATIELGTGVKNIFNQMQDQFVSGADRDAAFVYGPITPRMYFIEVKIGNLL from the coding sequence ATGAAGGCAATTCTAACTACATTTTTTTTCCTAATTACTTTTAGTGCAATAGGTTCTGATAAGATTGAAATTACAGGGCATATTACATCTGGTAAAGAGCATCTTCCTTTTGCTACCGTTTCTGTTAATGATGGTGCATTTGGCACTTCTGCAGACGATCATGGGCATTTTAAAATTGAACTTGAAAAAGGAAAAGAATATACAATTCTAGTTTCTGCTATTGGGTATTCTCCACAACAGAAAAAAATTACTGCTACTAAAGGAGTAAGAGAAATTCATTTTAATCTTGACAAAGATTTACTGCAGTTAAATGAGGTAATTGTTTCTAGTAGTAGAAGAGAACAAAGTAGAAAAGAAACTGCTGCTGTTGTAAATGTTGTAAGTAAAGAAATTTTTACTGCTTCAAGTTCTAAAGTTGTTGCAGACGGATTAAATTTTGTATCTGGTGCTAGAGTTGAAAATACATGTGGTAACTGCGGGTCTTCTTCTTTAAGGCTAAATGGATTAGAAGGACCTTATACTCAAATATTAATGGATAGCAGACCAATTTTTAATGGTCTTGTTAGTGTTTATGGTCTAGAGCAGATTCCTGTTTCTATGGTAGATCAAATTGAAGTTGTAAGAGGCGGTGGTTCCGTTTTGTTTGGTGCAAATGCGATTGGAGGTACTGTAAATATTATTACAAAGGCTCCTCAATTTAATTCTTACGAAGTAGGTACCAATATTAGTACTATTGATGGTAAATCAAATGATTACAATGTTTACTTCAATACTTCTGTTGTTTCAAAAAATGATAAAACAGGAGCTTACATCTATGGTTCTTATAGAAATAGAGACGCTTGGAATGCTAACCCTAATGATGTTTGGTACAAAGTTGATGATAGTGGGCAGGCAATTGGTGCTCCTTTAAAAGATGATTTCACCGAATTACCTCAATTAAAAACAGCTTCTATAGGTACTAAGATCTATCATAATTTTAATGATCAGAATAAAATAACGGGTGATCTTAGGTATATACACGAAGATCGTAGAGGTGGTAATAAATTAAATGAAGCTCCTGAAAATACTGACATTACAGAATGGATAAACATGGGTATTGTTAGTGGTAGTGTTAATTATGATTGGTTTAGTAAGGATAAAAAAACACACCTGAATGGCTATTCAAACTTACAATATGTAAAACGAAATAGTTACTATGGAGCTAATCAAGCTCCTGATGGTTATGGTTTAACTACAGGGACTACTTACGTTGGTGGATTACAAGCTAATTTAGACCTTGGTAAAATGTTCAATGCCCAAACTTATTTTGTTGTAGGTACCGAATATATTTTTGATGAAATTAACGATAAAAAGTTAGGCTACTTTGATCAAGATTCAGGACAAGAAACTAACGATATTCCAGTATCGAATCAGCAATCTCAAACAATGGCTATTTTTGCTCAAAATGAATGGAAAGGTAATAAGCTATCTGTTCTTATTGGTGCAAGGATGGATTATGTAATGATTAAAGATTTTGAAAATCCTGAGAACAATAAAAACGTACCCGCAATCAATCCTAGAATAAACCTTAAGTACAATATCACAGATGATATGCAATTAAGAGGTGGGTTTGCAACTGGCTTTAGAGCTCCGCAAATGTTCTCTGAAGATTTACATATTGAAGTAGCAGGTGGGCAAGCTGTACGTACAGTTCTTGATCCGGATTTAAAGGCTGAAACTTCTTTTTCTTATAACCTTGCATGGGATTATGAGAAGAAAATTGGAAATGTGCAAACGTACTTTTTGGTAGAAGGTTTCCATACTCGCATCAAAGATAGGTTTGATAATCAATACCAGTATTTAGACGATGGTACTTTAATTAATTATAAAAGAAATTCAACCTCTGATGCTATTGTACAAGGTGTAAATCTTGAAGCAAAAGTAGCTCCTTCAGAAAAACTAAATATTCAGGCTGCATATACTATTCAGACCGCAGAATACGAAGAAGACAACCAATGGGGAGATGAAGATAGTAGTACATCAAAATATATTCTTAGAACTCCAAACCAATATGGATCTCTTACTTTAAATTACAAACCTGCTCAAAAATGGACGACCTCTTTAACAGGTATCTATACAGGTAGTATGTATGTTCCATTATTACCTGGAGGATTTATTGACGGTCAACCTGTAGAGAATGAATCTTTAATAGAAACACAATCATTTATTGATATGGGAGTTAAGGTTTCTTACAAAACGACCTTAGGAAGAAAGGCTACTATTGAATTAGGAACAGGTGTTAAAAATATCTTTAATCAAATGCAAGATCAATTTGTAAGTGGTGCTGATAGAGATGCTGCATTTGTTTACGGGCCTATCACTCCAAGAATGTATTTTATTGAAGTAAAAATTGGTAACCTTTTATAA
- a CDS encoding TM2 domain-containing protein, which translates to MKSTLVAYLLWFFVGVLGIHRFYLGKTTSGIVYLLTGGVFGIGWIIDLFLVGGMVDEANYKAGNIAAMEKMLYEDK; encoded by the coding sequence ATGAAATCAACATTAGTAGCTTATTTATTATGGTTTTTTGTGGGTGTTTTAGGCATTCATCGTTTCTATTTAGGTAAAACTACTTCAGGTATTGTTTATTTACTTACTGGAGGGGTATTTGGAATTGGTTGGATTATAGACTTGTTTCTTGTAGGAGGAATGGTTGATGAAGCGAACTACAAAGCAGGAAATATTGCTGCTATGGAAAAAATGCTCTACGAAGATAAATAG
- a CDS encoding N(5)-(carboxyethyl)ornithine synthase yields the protein MNLSKIGVIGTSKKEDERRIPIHPEHLSRLSESIRKKLIFEKGYGKPFNISDEEIANQTGGVASRSEILANIGAVIIAKPILSDLEEMKEGGVVWGYPHCVQQKEITQIAIDRKLTLIAFEDMFVWSPSGRIGRHTFYKNNEMAGYCAVIHALQLKGIDGHYGNQRKVTIFSFGAVSRGAIYALKAHGFRDITICVQRPDHEVREEVLDVNYARIEKGGPNEPRLKVVEHDGSQRALLDLISESEIIINGTYQDTNAPLNFIVEEEKDSLRPGALVIDVSCDEGMGFYFAKPTTFKNPLIAVDNIDYYAVDHTPTYLWESASRSISAALIVHLESVLAGKPGWEENPTIKNAINIENGVIVKDTILKFQNREANFPHIELEESLV from the coding sequence ATGAATTTATCTAAAATTGGAGTTATTGGGACGTCTAAAAAAGAAGATGAAAGACGTATTCCTATTCATCCAGAACACCTAAGTAGACTATCAGAAAGTATTCGTAAAAAATTAATCTTCGAAAAGGGATATGGTAAACCTTTTAATATTAGTGACGAAGAAATTGCAAATCAAACAGGAGGGGTAGCATCAAGGTCAGAAATCTTAGCTAATATTGGAGCGGTAATCATTGCTAAACCTATATTGTCTGATTTAGAAGAAATGAAAGAAGGGGGAGTAGTTTGGGGATACCCGCATTGTGTACAACAAAAAGAAATTACTCAAATTGCTATAGATAGGAAGTTAACTCTTATTGCTTTTGAAGATATGTTTGTTTGGAGTCCAAGTGGACGAATTGGTAGACATACTTTTTATAAAAATAATGAAATGGCAGGTTACTGTGCTGTTATCCATGCCTTGCAGTTAAAAGGAATTGATGGACATTATGGTAATCAAAGAAAAGTAACAATTTTTAGTTTTGGAGCTGTAAGTAGAGGAGCTATTTATGCTTTAAAGGCTCATGGATTTAGAGATATAACTATTTGTGTTCAAAGACCTGATCATGAAGTTAGAGAAGAGGTTTTAGATGTAAACTATGCTCGTATAGAAAAAGGTGGTCCAAACGAACCTCGTTTAAAAGTAGTAGAACATGATGGCTCTCAACGTGCTCTTCTAGATTTAATTAGTGAATCAGAGATTATTATTAATGGTACTTATCAAGATACAAATGCTCCACTTAATTTTATAGTTGAAGAAGAAAAGGATAGCTTAAGACCAGGTGCATTAGTTATAGATGTGAGTTGCGACGAAGGTATGGGCTTCTATTTTGCTAAACCTACAACGTTTAAAAACCCATTAATTGCTGTAGATAATATAGATTATTATGCGGTAGATCATACACCAACTTACCTTTGGGAGAGTGCTTCAAGATCAATTTCTGCAGCATTAATTGTACATTTGGAGTCTGTTCTTGCAGGTAAACCTGGGTGGGAGGAAAACCCAACAATCAAAAATGCAATTAATATAGAAAATGGAGTGATTGTAAAAGATACAATTCTTAAATTTCAGAATCGAGAAGCTAACTTCCCGCATATAGAATTAGAAGAGAGCCTAGTATAA
- a CDS encoding succinate dehydrogenase/fumarate reductase iron-sulfur subunit, with protein sequence MNIKLKIWRQAGENKPGKFESYTVNDVSEDMSFLEMLDVLNENELKDGRDPIHFDHDCREGICGMCSLYINGKPHGPKHGITTCQLHMRTFSDGETIVVEPWRASAFPVLKDLIVDRTSFERIMQAGGYVTVNTGGVPDANEIAIPKTVADEAMDAAQCIGCGACVAACKNASAMLFTAAKVSQLAVLPQGKAERKRRALAMVEQHDAEGFGACTNTGACEAVCPKEISITHIARLNREFTRAAFSGSETDYTN encoded by the coding sequence TAATATTAAGCTTAAAATTTGGCGTCAGGCTGGTGAAAACAAGCCGGGTAAATTTGAGTCATATACAGTAAATGATGTATCTGAAGATATGTCATTCCTAGAAATGTTGGACGTTCTTAACGAGAACGAATTAAAAGACGGTAGAGACCCTATCCACTTTGATCACGATTGTCGTGAAGGTATTTGTGGTATGTGTTCTTTATACATCAACGGTAAACCTCACGGACCTAAGCACGGTATTACAACTTGTCAGTTGCATATGCGTACTTTCTCTGATGGTGAAACTATTGTTGTTGAACCTTGGAGAGCTTCTGCATTCCCAGTATTGAAAGACCTAATAGTTGATCGTACTTCATTTGAAAGAATTATGCAAGCAGGTGGTTACGTAACAGTAAACACTGGTGGTGTACCAGATGCAAACGAGATTGCTATTCCAAAAACTGTTGCTGATGAAGCAATGGATGCGGCGCAATGTATCGGTTGTGGTGCTTGTGTAGCTGCTTGTAAAAATGCTTCTGCAATGTTGTTCACTGCAGCTAAAGTATCTCAATTAGCAGTATTACCACAAGGTAAAGCAGAGCGTAAGCGTCGTGCTTTAGCAATGGTAGAGCAACATGATGCTGAAGGATTTGGTGCTTGTACAAATACAGGTGCTTGTGAGGCTGTTTGTCCGAAAGAAATCTCTATTACTCATATCGCAAGATTGAACAGAGAATTTACTCGTGCAGCATTCTCAGGATCTGAAACAGATTACACGAACTAA